A DNA window from Bacteroides cellulosilyticus contains the following coding sequences:
- a CDS encoding hybrid sensor histidine kinase/response regulator transcription factor produces MKNRIISLLLLLFSTLPATAEYFRNLGLQNGLSQPSVLSIAQDGLGRMWFGTQEGINMYDGEQITYVKGEITDADGEKLWIGNYVPFIVHDIDGDIFFIADNNLFGYDIHASTFKQYTTDNTTTALAVYQNEIWYARKDSLFAYDCRQHTVRSKVKLPPYTVNTLAISETNIYVGMMEGMYIIPQNTLQPSRFLLENIDVYCIFESSDEEVWIGTRMQGLYRLKDNVLQKVPYALTGSAGIRNMQIRAFVEDDEHNIWFGTFVGLQKYDVRKQTYTLIQIPQYVGGLNHPSIFSLYTDQQGTIWIGSFYGGVNYFTPDRSGFVHYDYQAGNLSNLYYSYIGEMTADKHGNLWVSTDGGGLGCINENWELVHQFTAGGANSIPHNNVKSICYDRENDYLYIGTHLGGLSRYDFQKKSFYNYLEHQLENTPVPRHFIYQVKMWNGKLYLSSREGVFQLDPVTNHFTFLFKPESYCINFDIDAEGNFYANQADRVVIVPLSDVTQRSTLKLQDMGYKGSISHVRVTKDGAYICTLGSGLLYYDRNTRKMIVYNTENSTLPSNYCYNVKQTASNKFILTGDRGIILFDPKEQSFTSLGQKEVYLKAPIIRDCGIYVSSDNKIYIGDTKGVTLLAEEEFHTSQVEISSLYFSTLHVNNRLIEPSPENKILTAALPFTKKLMLDTEENNLLIKFAHSDYQNKYAQQGFEYKLEGLDRAWTFTPTPEARYTNLDPGDYTLYVRMAYASGQLPIQLAIHIATPWYATWWAWIFYMITIVSGITYYARNRFAKQALAQSLEKERIEKQHIEEMNHAKLVFFTNVSHEFRTPLTLIVSHIDTLLQNQLLPPQVYNKILKIKQSAQQMTNLVSELLDFRRFTQNRFILQIEKRDIGKFLKEIFLSFSDFAHQRNICYDFQCNPVEIVCWFDAKQLEKVFFNLLSNAFKYTPDGGKIGMIIATDNGNVKIQICDTGSGISDLDSARIFDRFYQGGNQKGNEQSPGTGIGLALTKSIVEKHHGAISVESEVGKGSTFTITLSLNMSIYKEDEHIQFVDSVSDMMTTTGPLLGEKIASFYEVPVPEDSLLQETAKENDRKLLLVEDNKELLQILKQLFEPFYQVYLANNGKEGLAQAYEHKPSLIISDIMMPEMTGIEMCLQIKNNVDLCHIPIILLTALNNTEQSIEGLNRGADDYISKPFNAQLLLARANNLVRNRLLIQHQLRKKPLSEIDLTSINPLDQEMLRKTSQIIEEHIDDPDFDIPELCKEVGIGRSLLYSKFKALTGMTPNNFVLNYRLKHAATLLRRYSDLPIAEVSDRCGFSSPVYFSRCFKNQYGCTPQSYQKRKDSEV; encoded by the coding sequence ATGAAAAACAGAATCATATCTCTACTTCTTTTGCTATTTAGCACACTTCCGGCAACTGCCGAATATTTCCGTAATTTGGGCTTGCAAAATGGACTATCACAACCTTCGGTTTTGAGTATTGCCCAAGATGGATTGGGACGGATGTGGTTTGGAACGCAGGAAGGCATCAATATGTATGATGGAGAGCAAATCACTTATGTCAAAGGTGAAATTACAGATGCGGATGGAGAAAAACTTTGGATCGGTAATTATGTACCTTTCATTGTTCATGATATCGATGGCGATATTTTCTTCATAGCTGATAATAATTTGTTTGGCTATGACATTCATGCCTCCACATTTAAGCAATATACGACAGACAATACTACTACCGCTTTGGCTGTCTATCAGAATGAAATATGGTATGCCCGGAAAGATTCTCTTTTCGCTTATGATTGCCGACAGCACACCGTCCGGTCGAAAGTGAAACTTCCTCCTTATACCGTAAACACGCTGGCAATTAGCGAAACCAATATATATGTCGGCATGATGGAAGGAATGTATATCATTCCCCAAAACACACTCCAACCATCCCGGTTTTTACTGGAAAATATAGATGTATATTGCATTTTCGAGAGTTCGGACGAAGAAGTGTGGATAGGCACTCGCATGCAAGGATTGTATCGGCTCAAGGATAATGTATTGCAAAAAGTTCCTTACGCACTTACCGGAAGTGCTGGGATCCGCAATATGCAGATACGTGCCTTTGTCGAGGATGATGAGCATAATATTTGGTTTGGAACTTTCGTTGGTTTACAAAAGTATGATGTCCGGAAGCAAACCTATACACTGATACAGATACCTCAGTATGTGGGGGGCTTAAATCATCCTTCCATTTTTTCTCTTTATACTGACCAACAAGGAACTATCTGGATAGGAAGTTTCTATGGAGGAGTGAACTATTTTACTCCCGACCGCAGTGGATTTGTACACTATGACTACCAGGCCGGAAATCTTTCCAACCTATATTATTCATATATTGGTGAGATGACGGCTGATAAACATGGAAATCTTTGGGTCAGTACTGACGGAGGAGGTTTAGGTTGCATAAATGAAAACTGGGAACTGGTACATCAATTTACGGCGGGGGGGGCGAACTCTATTCCGCATAACAATGTAAAGAGCATCTGCTATGACCGGGAGAATGACTACCTGTATATCGGAACCCACCTAGGAGGATTGTCACGTTATGATTTTCAGAAAAAAAGCTTTTATAATTATCTGGAACATCAGTTGGAAAATACTCCGGTTCCGCGCCATTTCATCTATCAGGTCAAGATGTGGAATGGTAAACTTTATCTTTCTTCCCGTGAAGGTGTTTTTCAACTCGATCCGGTGACTAATCACTTTACGTTTCTGTTCAAACCGGAGTCTTACTGTATAAATTTTGATATTGATGCAGAAGGGAACTTCTATGCTAACCAGGCAGACAGAGTTGTGATCGTCCCTCTTTCTGATGTTACTCAAAGAAGTACTCTCAAGCTGCAGGATATGGGCTATAAGGGCAGCATATCGCATGTGCGGGTGACAAAAGACGGTGCATATATCTGTACGTTAGGAAGCGGATTACTGTATTATGATCGGAATACCAGAAAAATGATTGTTTATAATACGGAGAACAGCACATTGCCCAGCAATTATTGCTACAATGTGAAACAGACTGCCAGCAATAAGTTTATCCTTACCGGAGACCGGGGAATCATACTTTTTGATCCGAAAGAGCAGTCATTTACCAGCTTGGGACAGAAAGAAGTCTATCTCAAGGCTCCGATCATCCGGGATTGCGGGATTTATGTCTCTTCGGACAATAAAATCTATATTGGAGACACAAAAGGGGTTACTCTTTTGGCAGAAGAAGAATTTCATACTTCCCAGGTAGAGATAAGTTCTCTTTATTTCTCTACTCTTCATGTTAACAATCGGTTGATAGAACCGTCGCCTGAAAATAAAATACTCACTGCAGCGCTTCCTTTTACGAAGAAGTTAATGCTGGATACTGAAGAAAATAATCTGCTTATCAAGTTTGCCCATTCTGATTATCAGAACAAATATGCGCAGCAAGGCTTTGAATATAAATTGGAAGGATTGGATAGAGCCTGGACATTTACTCCGACTCCGGAGGCCAGATATACAAACCTCGATCCGGGCGATTATACACTTTATGTACGTATGGCGTATGCTTCCGGTCAGCTTCCTATTCAATTGGCTATTCATATTGCCACTCCTTGGTATGCCACTTGGTGGGCATGGATATTCTATATGATTACAATTGTTTCGGGTATCACTTATTATGCCCGAAACCGATTCGCAAAACAGGCTTTGGCGCAATCGCTGGAAAAAGAGCGTATCGAAAAACAGCATATAGAAGAAATGAATCATGCCAAGCTGGTATTTTTTACTAATGTGAGTCACGAATTCCGTACTCCATTGACACTGATTGTCAGCCATATTGATACTTTGTTGCAAAATCAGCTGCTTCCTCCGCAAGTATACAACAAGATATTGAAAATAAAGCAGAGTGCACAGCAGATGACTAATTTGGTTTCTGAACTTTTGGACTTCAGACGATTTACCCAGAACCGCTTTATATTGCAAATAGAGAAGCGGGATATAGGGAAATTCCTGAAAGAGATATTTCTTTCGTTCAGTGACTTTGCACATCAACGTAACATTTGTTATGATTTTCAGTGCAATCCGGTGGAAATAGTGTGCTGGTTTGATGCTAAACAATTGGAGAAAGTGTTTTTTAATTTGCTTTCAAATGCTTTTAAATATACCCCTGACGGAGGGAAAATAGGTATGATAATTGCCACTGATAACGGTAATGTGAAGATACAGATTTGCGATACCGGTAGTGGCATCTCAGATTTGGATTCCGCCCGTATTTTCGACCGCTTTTATCAGGGCGGGAATCAGAAGGGAAACGAACAATCTCCAGGTACGGGCATCGGTTTGGCTTTGACCAAAAGCATCGTAGAAAAACATCATGGGGCAATTTCTGTAGAAAGTGAGGTAGGGAAGGGCAGCACTTTTACAATTACTTTATCGCTCAACATGAGTATCTATAAGGAAGACGAACATATTCAATTTGTTGATAGTGTATCTGATATGATGACTACTACAGGACCATTGTTAGGCGAGAAAATAGCCTCTTTTTATGAAGTGCCTGTACCGGAAGACTCACTATTGCAGGAAACGGCAAAAGAGAACGACAGGAAACTGTTGTTGGTGGAAGACAATAAAGAACTGCTGCAAATCTTGAAACAGCTTTTTGAACCTTTCTATCAAGTCTACTTGGCGAATAATGGAAAAGAAGGGCTTGCTCAAGCCTACGAGCATAAGCCGAGTCTGATTATATCGGATATTATGATGCCTGAAATGACTGGAATTGAAATGTGCCTGCAAATAAAGAATAATGTTGATTTGTGCCATATTCCTATTATTCTGCTTACTGCGCTCAACAATACGGAGCAGAGTATTGAGGGGTTGAATCGTGGGGCGGATGACTATATAAGCAAACCTTTCAATGCACAGTTGCTTTTGGCAAGAGCTAATAATCTGGTAAGGAACAGATTGCTGATACAACATCAGCTTCGTAAGAAACCTCTGTCGGAAATAGATTTGACCAGCATCAATCCGCTGGATCAGGAGATGTTGCGCAAAACGTCACAAATCATCGAGGAACATATTGACGATCCTGATTTTGATATACCGGAATTATGTAAGGAAGTTGGTATAGGTCGTTCTTTGCTGTATTCCAAATTTAAAGCTTTGACGGGCATGACTCCTAATAACTTTGTACTCAATTACCGCTTGAAACATGCTGCAACTCTTCTTCGTCGATATTCTGATTTGCCGATTGCGGAGGTGAGCGATCGCTGTGGATTCAGTTCGCCAGTGTATTTCAGCCGTTGTTTCAAAAATCAGTACGGGTGTACGCCACAGAGTTATCAGAAAAGAAAAGATTCGGAGGTTTAG
- the xyn10D/fae1 gene encoding bifunctional endo-1,4-beta-xylanase/feruloyl esterase — translation MKHLFKISLCALAFTIGANNGFAQSGETGLKDAYKDYFSIGVAVNMRNIANPEQIAIIKKDFNSITAENDMKPQPTEPAYGQFNWENADKIANFCRSNGIKLRGHCLMWHAQIGEWMYKDEKGNLVSKEKLFQNMKHHITAIVERYKDVIYAWDVVNEAISDGGWQGGRRGMGEQPSLYRNSPLYQIAGDEFIKKAFIYAREADPNVLLFYNDYNAADPGKRDRIYNMVKSMKEEGVPIDGIGMQGHYNVYGPSMEDVDAALTKYSTIVKHIHITELDIRANQEMGGQLNFSRDGGNISQVVKTLQEDQYARLFKVLRKHKDVVDNVTFWNLSDRDSWLGARNYPLPYDENYKPKRVYSIIKDFDPAHDNAVVKEDFRPSVLNQPGQQYPMVNSQGYARFRVVAPDAKSVIVSLGLGGRGGTVLRKDKEGVWVGTTDGPMDEGFHYYHLTIDGGVFNDPGAKNYYGSCRWESGIEIPAHDEDFYAMKQVPHGNVQQVYFYSKSTDTHRRAFVYTPPTYGKDKKKYPVLYLQHGWGEDETAWSNQGHANLIMDNLIAEGKIEPFIIVMTYGMTNDVKFGHIKEFTAKEFETVLVDELIPYIDSNFRTQADKKHRAMAGLSMGGFETKLITLRRPEVFNYYGLLSGGTYAPDDIKDKKQVESIFISCGSKENPDGVTKAVNDLKAAGFKATSFVSPDTAHEFLTWRRSLYHMAQLLFK, via the coding sequence ATGAAACATTTATTCAAAATTTCCCTTTGCGCGTTGGCATTTACCATAGGCGCAAATAACGGGTTCGCACAAAGCGGCGAAACAGGATTGAAGGATGCTTATAAAGATTACTTCTCTATTGGCGTGGCTGTTAATATGCGTAATATCGCAAATCCCGAACAGATTGCCATTATCAAAAAAGACTTTAACAGTATTACGGCAGAAAACGACATGAAGCCGCAACCCACCGAGCCTGCCTACGGACAGTTCAACTGGGAGAATGCCGACAAGATCGCCAACTTTTGCCGTAGCAACGGTATCAAACTTCGCGGGCATTGCTTGATGTGGCATGCCCAGATAGGAGAGTGGATGTATAAGGATGAAAAAGGCAATCTTGTGTCGAAAGAGAAATTGTTCCAAAATATGAAGCACCACATCACAGCCATCGTGGAACGTTATAAAGACGTGATATATGCGTGGGACGTGGTGAACGAAGCTATCTCCGATGGTGGCTGGCAGGGTGGCCGGCGAGGCATGGGAGAGCAACCAAGTCTATATCGTAATTCCCCCCTTTATCAGATTGCCGGTGACGAGTTCATTAAGAAAGCCTTTATTTATGCCCGTGAGGCCGACCCTAATGTACTCCTTTTCTATAATGACTATAATGCTGCCGATCCTGGAAAGCGTGACCGTATCTATAATATGGTAAAATCCATGAAGGAAGAAGGTGTGCCCATTGATGGTATCGGCATGCAGGGACATTACAATGTCTACGGTCCGAGCATGGAAGATGTAGATGCTGCCTTGACAAAATACTCTACGATAGTGAAACATATTCATATTACCGAGTTGGATATTCGTGCCAATCAGGAAATGGGAGGACAGCTCAACTTCAGCCGTGACGGCGGCAATATCAGTCAGGTAGTGAAAACGCTTCAGGAAGATCAGTATGCTCGCCTGTTTAAAGTGCTTCGCAAGCATAAGGATGTGGTAGACAATGTTACTTTCTGGAATCTTTCCGACCGCGACTCATGGCTCGGCGCACGCAATTATCCGTTGCCTTACGATGAAAATTATAAGCCGAAACGTGTCTATAGCATCATTAAGGATTTTGATCCAGCACACGATAATGCTGTGGTGAAAGAAGATTTCCGTCCTTCTGTGCTTAATCAGCCCGGACAGCAGTATCCTATGGTTAATTCGCAAGGATATGCCCGCTTCCGTGTAGTTGCTCCTGATGCCAAATCAGTCATTGTCAGCCTTGGACTGGGTGGTCGTGGCGGTACAGTTCTCCGCAAGGATAAAGAAGGTGTATGGGTGGGTACTACAGATGGCCCTATGGACGAGGGATTCCATTATTACCATCTCACTATCGACGGTGGCGTGTTTAATGACCCGGGCGCCAAGAATTATTACGGTTCTTGCCGATGGGAAAGCGGCATTGAGATTCCGGCTCATGACGAAGATTTCTATGCCATGAAACAAGTGCCTCACGGCAATGTTCAGCAGGTTTATTTCTATTCCAAGAGTACGGACACTCACCGTCGTGCATTTGTTTATACACCGCCCACTTATGGCAAGGATAAGAAGAAGTATCCGGTTCTCTATTTACAGCACGGATGGGGAGAAGATGAAACGGCATGGTCCAACCAGGGACATGCGAATCTGATTATGGACAACCTGATTGCCGAAGGCAAGATTGAACCGTTCATCATCGTAATGACGTATGGTATGACGAATGATGTGAAATTTGGGCATATCAAAGAGTTCACGGCTAAGGAGTTTGAAACGGTACTGGTGGACGAACTGATACCTTATATTGATAGTAACTTCCGTACACAAGCCGACAAGAAGCACCGTGCTATGGCAGGGCTTTCTATGGGTGGTTTTGAGACGAAACTGATTACTCTGCGCCGTCCGGAGGTATTCAATTACTATGGACTGTTGAGCGGTGGTACTTATGCACCGGACGACATCAAGGATAAAAAGCAGGTGGAATCCATCTTCATCAGTTGCGGAAGCAAGGAGAATCCGGATGGTGTGACTAAGGCTGTGAACGACCTCAAGGCTGCCGGTTTCAAGGCAACGTCGTTCGTTTCTCCCGATACGGCGCATGAATTCCTGACTTGGCGTAGAAGTTTGTATCACATGGCACAGTTGCTTTTCAAATAA
- a CDS encoding porin codes for MKKSVFMLLITLLSLAANAQTPYRNEDGKKIDKEELETKDYLPEIHGTIRTKFEYQTEMAASRFEVRNARISITGNVLPIVAYKAEIDLSDEGQIKMLDAYARLFPIKDLTVTAGQMRVPFTIDAHRSPHQQYFANRSFIAKQVGNVRDVGVTLGYKFGTGVPVTLEGGLYNGSGLTNQKEWHKEVNYSAKVQFLFAKKLNLALSIQSIQPQEVRINSYDIGAFYEFGRFHIEGEYLYKTYADNAYDNVHAVNSFINYDLPLRKVFNKMSFLARYDMMTSQSDGKAIDEETGALTTTDYKRHRITGGITFSLSKAFRTDLRLNYEKYFYAKNSIAKESEQDKIVLELMVRF; via the coding sequence ATGAAGAAAAGCGTATTCATGCTGCTCATCACCCTGCTGTCACTGGCAGCAAACGCCCAGACGCCGTACCGCAACGAGGACGGAAAGAAGATTGATAAAGAAGAGTTGGAAACAAAGGATTACCTGCCGGAAATACACGGTACTATCCGTACTAAGTTTGAGTATCAGACTGAAATGGCTGCCAGTCGTTTCGAAGTACGCAACGCACGCATCAGCATTACCGGAAATGTATTGCCTATCGTAGCTTATAAGGCGGAAATTGATCTCTCCGATGAAGGACAAATCAAAATGTTGGATGCCTACGCCCGCCTTTTCCCGATAAAAGACCTGACCGTCACCGCAGGACAAATGCGAGTACCATTTACAATCGACGCCCACCGCTCTCCACATCAGCAATATTTCGCTAACCGTTCGTTTATCGCGAAACAAGTTGGTAATGTACGTGACGTTGGTGTTACATTGGGATATAAATTCGGCACAGGAGTACCTGTAACCTTAGAAGGCGGACTCTACAATGGTTCGGGACTGACTAATCAAAAAGAATGGCACAAAGAGGTAAACTATTCCGCCAAAGTACAATTCCTTTTCGCCAAAAAGCTGAATCTGGCTTTAAGTATACAGAGCATCCAGCCACAAGAGGTAAGGATAAACTCGTATGATATCGGTGCTTTCTATGAATTCGGACGCTTCCATATTGAAGGAGAGTATTTGTACAAAACTTATGCAGACAATGCCTATGACAACGTGCATGCCGTAAATAGTTTTATCAATTACGACCTCCCTTTACGAAAAGTATTCAACAAGATGTCCTTTCTGGCACGCTACGACATGATGACCAGCCAAAGCGATGGGAAAGCCATTGATGAAGAAACCGGCGCTTTGACTACCACCGACTACAAACGCCACCGTATAACCGGAGGTATCACTTTCAGCCTCAGCAAAGCGTTCCGTACAGACCTCCGGCTGAACTACGAAAAGTATTTCTACGCCAAAAACAGTATTGCCAAAGAGTCTGAACAAGATAAGATTGTATTGGAACTGATGGTGAGGTTCTAA
- a CDS encoding DUF3098 domain-containing protein produces the protein MGSKIMKQKETETVFGRRNYVILLIGSVIIIVGYLFMSGEGSTPAAYNPDIFSGLRIRVAPIVCLTGYLINIFGILYRPGRG, from the coding sequence ATGGGATCAAAAATAATGAAGCAGAAGGAGACAGAAACGGTATTTGGCAGGAGAAATTATGTGATTCTGCTAATTGGCTCGGTAATAATAATAGTAGGATATCTGTTCATGAGCGGTGAGGGGAGTACCCCCGCCGCCTACAACCCTGATATATTCAGCGGATTGCGTATAAGGGTAGCTCCCATCGTTTGTCTGACAGGGTATTTGATTAATATATTCGGTATCCTGTACCGGCCTGGGCGGGGCTGA
- a CDS encoding DUF2723 domain-containing protein yields the protein MSNLLFKKWNDFSGWIVFVIAAFVYGMTIEPTASFWDCPEFISCAEKLQVGHPPGAPFYMLVGNLFTQFASDPSQVSWMVNFLNALLSAGCILFLFWSITRLVRFLIINDGQNLSTADVIIILGAGFVGALAYTFSDTFWFSAVEGEVYAFSSFLTALVFWMILRWQDESDSVYGDRWLILIAYIIGLSIGVHLLNLLCIPAIVLVFYYQKYRTISLKGVAAAIAISGLLIIFILFVYIPGMADMGGWFELLFVNVFGLPFHTGLISFLALTFFVLAGAIYRFRKRMLHTSLWCLLMLTVGYTTYAVILIRANANTPLNENAPDNIFTLKSYLNREQYESAPLLYGKTYASEPEYVPEGDYYRVKTTKGSAVYRPDKEEGKYKIIRHKEDVCYTQNMLFPRMWSERMASSYKNWTGGNEAAPTQKENLTYFITYQLNYMYWRYFLWNFVGRQNDVQGSGEPEHGNWITGISWLDNLRLGDQSLLPESLRQNKGHNVFYGLPLLLGLFGIYWQWNRSKKGKQQFSVLFFLFFMTGLAIVLYLNQTPGQPRERDYAYAGSFYTFAIWIGIGAAGLCDVLRRKTTSTIQVGVLMTICLLIPVQMATQTWDDHDRSARFTCRDFGANYLMTLPDTGNPIIFCNGDNDTFPLWYNQDTEEVRRDARVCNLSYAQTDWYIYQQQCPLYDAPGLPISWNKNQYQEGKNEYVVVRPELKKQIEELYRRNPEEARDSFGEDPFEIKNILKYWIFSERQEFNVIPTDTINIHIDKDALLRSGIMLPEAIRHLKGEELKDAIPDKLYIPLKDIRMLNKVDLLMLEILANCNWERPLYLAISVGSVSKLKFDNYFVQEGLAFRFTPFNYKKWGDADENRPYAVDVERLYDNVMNRYKYGGLNTPGLYLDETTLRTCWYHRRLFAQLAKELIIQGDPARAKKVLAYAEQAVPGYNVPETYESGSYSIATAYAALGEKMKAITLTEHLIAEAEDYINWAFSLKGNRMEMVHNDCIYKFWQWNQCNELLKEVDEERYKESNRRFEDKYALFAPNMGYKN from the coding sequence ATGAGCAACTTATTATTTAAAAAGTGGAATGATTTTAGTGGGTGGATTGTCTTTGTGATAGCAGCTTTTGTATATGGAATGACGATTGAACCTACCGCCAGTTTTTGGGACTGTCCCGAATTTATCTCGTGTGCCGAAAAGTTACAAGTGGGGCATCCGCCGGGTGCACCTTTCTATATGCTTGTTGGAAACTTGTTTACTCAGTTTGCTTCCGATCCGTCACAAGTGTCCTGGATGGTTAATTTTCTGAATGCGTTGCTGAGTGCCGGTTGTATCTTATTTCTTTTTTGGAGTATCACCCGCTTAGTAAGGTTCCTGATAATAAATGATGGGCAGAATTTATCGACGGCGGATGTTATTATCATTCTGGGGGCAGGGTTTGTTGGAGCCTTGGCATATACATTCAGTGACACATTCTGGTTCAGTGCGGTAGAAGGTGAAGTCTATGCCTTCTCTTCTTTTCTTACGGCACTGGTGTTTTGGATGATTCTTCGCTGGCAAGATGAGTCGGATTCGGTATATGGCGACCGTTGGCTTATCCTGATAGCTTATATCATAGGGCTGTCAATCGGAGTGCATTTGCTTAATTTACTCTGTATCCCGGCTATTGTGTTGGTTTTCTATTATCAGAAATATCGGACGATATCGCTTAAAGGAGTAGCTGCGGCAATTGCTATATCCGGTCTTCTCATTATATTTATTCTTTTTGTTTATATTCCGGGCATGGCTGATATGGGAGGCTGGTTCGAACTGCTTTTTGTCAATGTATTCGGGCTTCCTTTCCACACAGGGCTGATAAGCTTTTTAGCTTTAACATTTTTCGTACTGGCCGGAGCCATTTATCGTTTCCGAAAACGTATGTTGCATACTTCTTTATGGTGCTTGCTTATGCTCACCGTAGGTTATACCACCTATGCGGTGATACTGATTCGTGCCAACGCCAATACTCCGCTTAATGAGAATGCGCCGGACAATATTTTTACGCTCAAAAGTTATCTGAACCGAGAGCAGTATGAAAGTGCTCCCCTGCTTTATGGAAAAACCTACGCTTCCGAACCGGAATATGTGCCCGAGGGTGACTATTACAGAGTAAAAACCACAAAGGGGAGTGCTGTATATCGCCCGGATAAAGAAGAAGGCAAATATAAAATAATCCGGCATAAAGAAGATGTGTGCTATACTCAGAATATGCTGTTTCCCCGGATGTGGAGTGAGCGCATGGCTTCTTCTTACAAAAATTGGACAGGAGGAAACGAGGCCGCTCCCACACAAAAAGAAAACCTGACTTATTTCATTACCTATCAACTCAATTATATGTATTGGCGCTATTTCTTGTGGAACTTTGTAGGACGGCAGAATGATGTGCAGGGAAGTGGCGAACCGGAACATGGGAACTGGATAACAGGAATTTCCTGGTTGGATAATTTAAGATTGGGAGACCAGAGCTTGTTGCCGGAATCCCTGCGCCAGAACAAAGGGCACAATGTGTTTTACGGATTGCCGCTATTATTAGGACTGTTCGGCATCTATTGGCAATGGAACCGCAGCAAGAAAGGCAAACAGCAGTTTAGTGTACTGTTTTTCCTCTTCTTTATGACAGGATTGGCTATTGTGCTTTATCTGAATCAAACACCCGGTCAGCCGCGCGAACGGGACTATGCATACGCCGGTTCGTTCTATACTTTTGCTATCTGGATAGGGATAGGTGCTGCCGGATTGTGTGATGTGCTTCGCCGGAAAACGACTTCTACGATACAGGTTGGTGTATTAATGACAATCTGTTTATTGATTCCGGTGCAAATGGCCACTCAGACGTGGGATGACCATGACCGGAGTGCCCGTTTCACTTGTCGCGACTTTGGGGCTAACTATCTGATGACTCTTCCCGATACGGGAAATCCGATTATCTTTTGTAACGGGGATAATGATACTTTCCCATTGTGGTATAATCAGGATACGGAGGAAGTGCGCAGGGATGCACGTGTCTGCAACCTAAGCTACGCACAGACCGATTGGTATATTTATCAACAGCAATGTCCGTTGTATGATGCTCCCGGACTACCTATAAGTTGGAATAAGAATCAATATCAGGAAGGTAAAAACGAATATGTGGTCGTACGCCCGGAACTGAAAAAGCAAATAGAGGAATTGTACCGGAGAAATCCGGAGGAAGCACGTGACAGCTTTGGAGAAGACCCGTTTGAAATAAAAAATATCTTGAAATATTGGATATTCTCAGAGAGACAGGAATTTAATGTAATCCCTACGGATACGATAAATATCCATATTGATAAGGACGCGCTGCTTCGTTCGGGAATCATGCTTCCTGAAGCAATCCGGCATTTGAAGGGGGAAGAACTGAAAGATGCGATACCGGACAAACTTTATATTCCTTTAAAAGATATACGTATGCTGAACAAAGTAGATTTACTGATGCTGGAGATACTGGCGAACTGTAATTGGGAACGTCCGCTTTACCTTGCAATCTCCGTAGGGAGTGTCAGTAAACTGAAGTTTGACAATTACTTTGTGCAGGAAGGATTAGCATTCCGCTTTACGCCTTTTAACTATAAGAAGTGGGGAGATGCCGACGAAAACAGGCCTTATGCAGTAGATGTGGAAAGGCTTTATGACAATGTAATGAACAGATATAAATATGGCGGGCTGAATACCCCGGGGCTCTATCTGGATGAAACAACCCTGCGTACGTGTTGGTATCATCGCAGGCTTTTCGCGCAACTGGCCAAAGAACTGATAATACAAGGAGACCCTGCGCGTGCAAAGAAAGTACTTGCTTATGCGGAACAGGCTGTTCCGGGATATAATGTTCCCGAAACGTATGAAAGCGGTTCTTATAGCATAGCAACAGCCTATGCCGCATTGGGCGAAAAGATGAAAGCGATAACCCTGACAGAGCATTTGATAGCCGAAGCGGAAGATTATATCAACTGGGCTTTTTCATTAAAGGGAAACCGTATGGAAATGGTCCACAATGATTGTATCTATAAATTCTGGCAATGGAACCAATGTAATGAACTTCTGAAGGAGGTAGATGAAGAGAGATATAAAGAGAGCAACAGACGGTTTGAAGATAAATATGCACTATTTGCTCCAAACATGGGTTACAAGAACTAA